In one window of Onychomys torridus chromosome 7, mOncTor1.1, whole genome shotgun sequence DNA:
- the Rpp25 gene encoding ribonuclease P protein subunit p25, translated as MENFRKVRSEEAPAGDGDEGGSLSSGPFADLAPGAVHMRVKEGSKIRNLLAFATASMAQPATRAIVFSGCGRATTKTVTCAEILKRRLAGLHQVTRLRYRSVREVWQSLPPGPTRGQTPEDQAASLSVLKNVPSLAILLSKDALDPLQLGYQPPNLNPGPSSPPAGSTTSKRSLGESAAGESTAKRSQPEPGPEDEDPTA; from the coding sequence ATGGAGAACTTCCGTAAGGTGCGCTCGGAGGAGGCGCCAGCGGGGGACGGTGATGAGGGTGGCAGCCTAAGCTCTGGCCCTTTCGCAGATCTGGCGCCCGGTGCTGTACACATGCGGGTCAAGGAGGGCAGCAAGATCCGCAACCTGCTGGCCTTCGCCACCGCTAGCATGGCGCAGCCAGCCACGCGCGCCATCGTCTTCAGCGGCTGCGGCCGGGCCACCACCAAAACCGTCACGTGCGCCGAGATCCTCAAGCGCCGCCTGGCGGGCTTACACCAGGTCACGCGGCTGCGCTACCGGAGCGTGCGCGAGGTGTGGCAGAGCCTCCCGCCTGGGCCCACGCGGGGTCAGACGCCTGAGGATCAGGCCGCCAGTCTCAGTGTACTTAAGAACGTACCGAGCCTGGCCATCCTACTTTCAAAAGACGCACTGGATCCACTACAACTTGGCTACCAGCCTCCGAACCTCAATCCTGGTCCTTCATCCCCTCCTGCGGGGTCGACGACGTCCAAGAGGAGCCTGGGGGAATCTGCTGCTGGAGAAAGCACAGCTAAGCGGTCTCAGCCTGAGCCAGGGCCTGAGGATGAGGACCCGACTGCCTGA